One window of the Catenulispora sp. MAP5-51 genome contains the following:
- the eccCa gene encoding type VII secretion protein EccCa: MSTTSVTRGPRRPSPEMPSGTVVLQPPPEVPRGGGEGHWALNLLPMVAGLGSVVFFFMPGANALMMIVGGVTFASSLVFGAVTAVRQRAGGTSRLVDARRDYLRHLANIRSEVTAATRAQKTAASYAHPDPDRLWSLVALRERLWERRQSDPDFLTVRIGRGAARLATELVPPETAPMQELEPMCADALRRLLAVHGTVPDQPVSIPLRSIARLVVSGGPGPSAVCALLAQLVTFHSPDDLKICVIADSDRVQRWDWLKWLPHVQHPSAQDAAGPQRMIYDDRTDAEAGLEQLLAERPRFTGIVSLLDRPHVIVLFDTALAPLSDSYVSASALSSSTGSAASSTQLISDSGLLGVTIVEIGGAGAARPKRNQMALHITLDGTAAVELPDGRAGSDERAFPIRVDTLTLGQAEALARQLAPLRLSAGGGDEPLLSALEFTDLLGIEDAAEIYAPSLWQRGSASPHDRLRAPIGVGEDGQPVVLDLKEAALGGMGPHGLCVGATGSGKSELLRSLVSALALTHSSEQVNFILADFKGGATFAGLATLPHVAAVITNLADDLTLVDRMRDALTGELNRRQELLKRAGNVKNVHDYDRVRAADLVPLPSLLVVVDEFSELLTARPEFIEMFLQIGRIGRSLGVHLLLASQRLEEGRLRGLDTFLSYRLGLKTFSAAESRAVLGVSDAHNLPSVPGSGYLKFDNESMVRFKAAYVSGPYGKAKETAAPAARSALHRKPVWFTALHQAPVVALRAGSAEPDPSDPASVTALDAAMGYQKTSATVLDVIVDRLTGFGPAAHRVWLPPLAEPPTLEALLPGIEVTTERGLSATRWYGTGQLRVPVGIVDRPALQRQDPQVLDLSGAGGHVLVAGGPRSGKSTTLRTLVFALAVTHTPAQARFLVVDVGGGALAPLAEVPHVSAVAGRANPDLVRRIVAEAVGVLDRREAAGGTQAEADQGQVFLVIDGWSAFRAEFEALEQDVVDIARRGLAFGVHLLASTGRWADVRAPLKDAVGTRLELRLGDPMESEMDRRAAAEVPQGVPGRGVTRQKLHTLGAVTAVPPEELAAAIAKAWRGPVAPPVRMLPSQVAYDEVVAHGRADTGGRTNAGVVIGIDEARLLPVALDFEAEPHFVVFGEGEAGKSNFLRMVATGLVEEVTAGRLEARFMVIDYRRSLMGVVPEEFSAGYAVAGPAALSMMSQLAEALRDRLPGPDVTAEQLRTRSWRTGKDVYVFVDDYDLVASPTTNPLGPLVELLPYARDVGLHVVIARNSGGAGRAMFDPVLQKLRDLNTAGLLLSGDREEGPLVGGARPSRQPVGRGQLVRRRGGTVLVQTALVPEPQWDAVYQGSTTDG, from the coding sequence GTGAGTACGACCTCTGTCACCCGCGGACCGCGTCGCCCGTCGCCGGAAATGCCCAGCGGCACCGTGGTCCTCCAGCCGCCGCCGGAGGTGCCGCGCGGGGGCGGGGAGGGGCACTGGGCCCTGAACCTGCTGCCGATGGTGGCCGGGCTGGGATCCGTGGTGTTCTTCTTCATGCCGGGTGCCAATGCCCTGATGATGATCGTGGGCGGCGTGACCTTCGCCTCCAGCCTGGTGTTCGGGGCGGTCACGGCGGTCCGGCAGCGTGCCGGGGGCACGAGCCGGCTCGTCGACGCCCGGCGCGACTATCTGCGGCATCTCGCGAACATCCGCTCGGAGGTGACGGCGGCGACGCGTGCCCAGAAGACGGCGGCGAGCTACGCCCATCCGGATCCGGACCGGTTGTGGAGCCTGGTCGCCCTTCGCGAGCGCCTGTGGGAGCGGCGGCAGTCCGATCCCGACTTCCTGACCGTGCGGATCGGGCGCGGCGCAGCGCGCCTGGCGACGGAACTCGTGCCGCCGGAGACGGCTCCGATGCAGGAGCTGGAGCCGATGTGCGCGGACGCCTTACGCCGGCTGCTCGCCGTCCACGGCACGGTGCCGGACCAGCCGGTCTCGATCCCGCTGCGCTCGATCGCGCGCCTGGTCGTGAGCGGCGGACCGGGGCCGTCGGCGGTGTGCGCGCTGCTGGCGCAGCTGGTGACGTTCCACTCCCCCGACGACCTCAAGATCTGCGTGATCGCGGACAGCGACCGGGTCCAGCGCTGGGACTGGCTCAAGTGGCTGCCGCACGTCCAGCACCCGAGCGCGCAGGATGCCGCCGGTCCGCAGCGCATGATCTACGACGACCGGACGGACGCCGAGGCGGGCCTGGAGCAGCTGCTGGCCGAACGGCCGCGGTTCACGGGGATCGTCTCGCTGCTCGACCGGCCGCACGTGATCGTCCTGTTCGACACCGCCTTGGCGCCGTTGTCGGACTCGTATGTCTCTGCCTCCGCTTTGTCCTCGTCGACGGGATCAGCCGCGTCGTCCACTCAACTGATCTCCGACAGCGGTCTGCTCGGAGTGACGATCGTCGAGATCGGCGGGGCGGGTGCCGCGCGCCCGAAGCGGAACCAGATGGCGCTGCACATCACCCTCGACGGCACCGCGGCGGTGGAACTGCCGGACGGCCGGGCCGGCTCCGACGAGCGTGCCTTCCCGATCCGGGTCGACACGCTGACCCTGGGGCAGGCCGAGGCTCTGGCCCGCCAGTTGGCTCCGTTGCGGCTGTCGGCGGGAGGCGGGGACGAGCCGCTGTTGTCGGCGCTGGAGTTCACCGACCTGCTCGGGATCGAGGATGCCGCCGAGATCTATGCGCCGAGCTTGTGGCAGCGTGGCTCGGCCTCGCCGCACGACCGGTTGCGCGCGCCGATCGGCGTCGGCGAGGACGGTCAGCCTGTCGTGCTGGACCTGAAGGAGGCCGCGCTCGGCGGTATGGGCCCGCACGGCTTGTGTGTCGGCGCCACCGGTTCGGGGAAATCCGAGCTGCTGCGCAGTCTGGTGTCGGCTCTGGCCCTGACGCATTCCAGCGAGCAGGTGAACTTCATCCTGGCCGACTTCAAGGGCGGTGCGACGTTCGCCGGGCTGGCGACCCTGCCGCATGTGGCCGCGGTGATCACCAACCTCGCGGACGACCTGACGCTGGTGGACCGGATGCGCGACGCGCTGACCGGCGAGCTGAACAGACGCCAGGAGTTGCTGAAGCGTGCCGGGAACGTGAAGAACGTGCACGACTACGACCGGGTCCGCGCCGCCGATCTGGTGCCGCTGCCGTCGTTGCTGGTGGTCGTCGACGAGTTCTCCGAGCTGCTCACCGCACGGCCGGAGTTCATCGAGATGTTCCTGCAGATCGGCCGGATCGGGCGATCCCTCGGTGTGCATCTCTTGTTGGCCTCGCAGCGCTTGGAGGAAGGACGGCTGCGTGGGCTGGACACGTTCTTGTCCTACCGGCTGGGATTGAAGACGTTCTCGGCCGCGGAGTCACGGGCCGTGCTCGGTGTCTCCGACGCCCACAACCTGCCGAGCGTGCCGGGGTCCGGATACCTGAAGTTCGACAACGAGTCGATGGTCCGGTTCAAGGCCGCGTATGTGTCCGGGCCGTATGGAAAGGCCAAGGAGACCGCGGCACCGGCGGCGCGCAGCGCGCTCCACCGGAAGCCGGTCTGGTTCACCGCGCTGCACCAGGCGCCGGTCGTGGCGCTGCGGGCCGGGTCGGCCGAGCCGGATCCGAGCGACCCGGCCTCGGTCACCGCGCTGGACGCGGCCATGGGGTACCAGAAGACGTCCGCGACGGTGCTGGACGTGATCGTGGACCGGCTGACCGGCTTCGGCCCGGCGGCGCACCGGGTCTGGCTGCCGCCGCTGGCCGAGCCACCGACGCTCGAGGCGTTGCTGCCCGGGATCGAGGTCACCACCGAGCGCGGACTGTCGGCGACGCGCTGGTACGGGACGGGTCAGCTGCGGGTGCCGGTGGGCATCGTCGACCGGCCGGCGCTGCAGCGTCAGGATCCGCAGGTGCTGGACCTGTCCGGGGCCGGCGGTCACGTGCTGGTGGCCGGCGGGCCCCGGTCCGGGAAGTCGACGACGCTGCGGACGCTGGTGTTCGCACTCGCGGTGACGCACACCCCGGCGCAGGCGCGCTTCCTGGTGGTGGACGTCGGCGGCGGGGCGCTCGCGCCGCTCGCCGAGGTGCCGCATGTCTCGGCGGTCGCCGGCCGGGCGAATCCCGACCTGGTGCGACGGATCGTCGCGGAGGCGGTCGGGGTGCTCGACCGGCGCGAAGCCGCGGGCGGGACGCAGGCCGAGGCGGACCAAGGGCAGGTGTTCTTGGTCATCGACGGGTGGTCGGCGTTCCGGGCCGAGTTCGAGGCGCTGGAGCAGGACGTCGTGGACATCGCACGGCGCGGGCTGGCGTTCGGCGTGCATCTGTTGGCATCGACCGGGCGGTGGGCCGATGTGCGGGCCCCGTTGAAGGACGCCGTCGGGACACGGCTGGAGCTACGGCTCGGTGATCCGATGGAGTCGGAGATGGATCGGCGGGCGGCGGCGGAGGTGCCGCAGGGAGTGCCGGGCCGAGGCGTGACACGGCAGAAGCTGCACACGCTCGGCGCGGTGACGGCCGTACCACCGGAGGAATTGGCCGCGGCGATCGCGAAAGCGTGGCGAGGGCCGGTGGCGCCGCCGGTGCGGATGCTGCCGTCGCAGGTTGCCTATGACGAGGTGGTCGCGCACGGACGAGCAGACACGGGAGGCCGGACCAACGCAGGCGTGGTGATCGGGATCGATGAGGCCCGATTGCTGCCGGTGGCGCTGGACTTCGAGGCCGAGCCGCATTTCGTGGTGTTCGGAGAAGGCGAGGCCGGCAAGTCGAACTTCCTGCGGATGGTGGCGACGGGCCTGGTCGAGGAGGTCACGGCCGGACGGCTCGAAGCCCGGTTCATGGTGATCGACTACCGCAGGAGCCTGATGGGCGTGGTGCCGGAGGAGTTCAGCGCCGGGTACGCGGTCGCCGGGCCGGCGGCGCTGTCGATGATGTCGCAGCTGGCCGAAGCGTTGCGGGACCGGTTGCCGGGACCGGACGTGACCGCGGAGCAGTTGCGGACGCGGAGTTGGCGGACCGGGAAGGACGTGTACGTATTCGTCGACGACTACGACTTGGTGGCGTCGCCGACCACGAATCCGCTGGGACCGCTGGTGGAGCTGCTGCCGTACGCGCGGGATGTGGGGCTGCACGTGGTGATCGCGCGGAACAGTGGCGGGGCCGGGCGGGCGATGTTCGACCCGGTGTTGCAGAAGCTCCGGGATCTGAATACCGCCGGGTTGCTGCTCTCCGGCGACCGGGAAGAGGGACCGCTGGTCGGCGGGGCGCGGCCGAGTCGACAGCCGGTGGGGCGGGGGCAGTTGGTGCGGCGGCGGGGCGGGACGGTGCTGGTGCAGACGGCTTTGGTACCGGAGCCGCAGTGGGACGCGGTGTACCAGGGTTCAACAACCGACGGGTAG
- the aroA gene encoding 3-phosphoshikimate 1-carboxyvinyltransferase: protein MTSAEKTLWSAPSASRPVTADVRVPGSKSATNRALLLAALADSPSTITGGLRARDSVLMVGGLRALGVEVDAGEKLDAPVWRVTPPAQLRGGADGTPAKVDVGLAGTVMRFLPPVAALAAGPVYFDGDPYARSRPMGTLLQAMRDLGVRIDDGDRGTFPFLVEGVGEVPGGLVELDATASSQFISALLLAGSRYRNGVEVRHVGGPIPSQPHIDMTVEFVRAAGGTVDASEPGRWAVTPSVLRGREWNIEPDLSNSAPFLAAALVTGGTVTVADWPAATTQAGDALRHLLREMGARVELTPAGLTVSGGAGVHGMEADLRDVGELTPTLAAIAALADSPSRFTGIGHLRGHETDRLAALAREINGLGGDVVEEPDGLLIRPRQLHAGAFATYDDHRLATAGAVLGLAVPGVEVEDIATTGKTLPDFPGMWAAMLGADDHQAPTPTGARI, encoded by the coding sequence ATGACCTCCGCCGAGAAGACCCTGTGGTCCGCGCCGTCCGCAAGCCGCCCCGTGACGGCGGACGTCCGCGTCCCGGGCTCGAAGTCGGCGACCAACCGGGCGCTGCTGCTGGCCGCGCTGGCCGACTCGCCCTCGACGATCACCGGCGGGCTGCGGGCCCGGGACTCGGTGCTGATGGTCGGCGGGCTGCGGGCGCTGGGCGTCGAGGTGGACGCCGGTGAGAAGCTCGACGCCCCGGTGTGGCGGGTCACCCCGCCGGCGCAGCTCCGCGGCGGCGCGGACGGGACGCCGGCGAAGGTCGACGTCGGCCTGGCCGGCACCGTCATGCGCTTCCTGCCCCCGGTCGCGGCGCTGGCCGCGGGCCCGGTCTACTTCGACGGCGACCCCTACGCGCGCTCTCGCCCGATGGGCACGCTGCTGCAGGCGATGCGCGACCTCGGCGTCCGCATCGACGACGGCGACCGCGGCACCTTCCCCTTCCTGGTCGAGGGCGTCGGCGAGGTGCCCGGCGGGCTGGTGGAGCTGGACGCCACCGCCTCCTCGCAGTTCATCTCGGCGCTGCTGCTGGCCGGCTCCCGGTACCGGAACGGTGTGGAGGTACGGCACGTCGGCGGACCGATCCCCTCGCAGCCGCACATCGACATGACCGTGGAGTTCGTCCGGGCCGCCGGCGGCACCGTGGACGCCTCCGAGCCGGGGCGCTGGGCCGTCACCCCTTCGGTTCTGCGCGGCCGCGAGTGGAACATCGAGCCGGACCTGTCCAACTCCGCCCCGTTCCTGGCCGCGGCCCTGGTGACCGGCGGAACGGTGACCGTCGCCGACTGGCCCGCCGCCACCACCCAGGCCGGGGACGCTTTGCGGCACCTGTTGCGGGAGATGGGTGCCCGTGTGGAACTCACCCCCGCGGGGCTGACCGTCTCCGGCGGAGCCGGCGTACACGGCATGGAGGCCGACCTGCGCGACGTCGGCGAGCTGACGCCGACCCTGGCCGCCATCGCCGCGCTGGCCGACTCCCCGTCCCGGTTCACCGGCATCGGGCACCTGCGCGGGCACGAGACCGACCGGCTGGCCGCGCTGGCCCGGGAGATCAACGGCCTGGGCGGCGACGTCGTCGAGGAGCCGGACGGCCTGCTGATCCGGCCCCGGCAGCTGCACGCCGGCGCCTTCGCCACCTACGACGACCACCGCCTGGCCACCGCCGGCGCGGTGCTGGGCCTGGCCGTGCCCGGTGTGGAGGTGGAGGACATCGCCACCACCGGCAAGACGCTGCCGGACTTCCCGGGGATGTGGGCGGCGATGCTGGGCGCCGACGATCACCAGGCCCCGACCCCGACCGGGGCCCGCATCTGA
- a CDS encoding SOS response-associated peptidase, translating to MCGRYVLRTDPSQLADQLGIGQSEVAEQLAQTFEPNYNVAPTDSVVAAIERHPRDAGPGSEAVRKLKEVRWGLVPSWAKDRKIGQKMFNARIETITEKASFKRAFMKRRCIIPADGYYEWYKPAGPKPVKQPFFIHDGSGDALAFAGLYELWRDPEVEDKEDPAAWLWSATILTTASVGGLHHIHDRMPVIVPRTHYDAWLDPDYGSGEGDADALLGLLDAGRDPRLDTYPVSPAVNSVRNNGPELVVPLEAE from the coding sequence ATGTGTGGACGCTACGTGCTCCGGACCGACCCCTCGCAGCTGGCCGACCAGCTCGGCATCGGGCAGTCGGAGGTGGCCGAGCAGCTCGCCCAGACCTTCGAACCGAACTACAACGTGGCACCGACCGATTCGGTCGTGGCCGCGATCGAGCGGCACCCGCGGGACGCCGGACCCGGCTCGGAGGCGGTGCGCAAGCTCAAGGAGGTCCGCTGGGGCCTGGTGCCGTCCTGGGCGAAGGACCGCAAGATCGGCCAGAAGATGTTCAACGCGCGCATCGAGACGATCACCGAGAAGGCGTCCTTCAAGCGCGCCTTCATGAAACGGCGCTGCATCATCCCGGCCGACGGCTACTACGAGTGGTACAAGCCGGCCGGCCCCAAGCCTGTGAAGCAGCCGTTCTTCATCCACGACGGCTCCGGCGACGCCCTGGCTTTCGCCGGGTTGTACGAACTCTGGCGCGATCCGGAGGTCGAGGACAAGGAGGACCCGGCGGCCTGGCTGTGGTCGGCCACGATCCTCACCACCGCCTCGGTCGGCGGTCTGCACCACATCCACGACCGGATGCCGGTCATCGTCCCGCGGACGCACTATGACGCCTGGCTGGACCCCGACTACGGCTCCGGCGAGGGTGACGCCGACGCCCTGCTCGGCCTCCTGGACGCCGGCCGCGACCCGCGCCTGGACACCTATCCGGTCTCGCCGGCGGTGAACTCGGTGCGGAACAACGGGCCGGAACTGGTGGTGCCATTGGAGGCCGAGTAA
- the eccB gene encoding type VII secretion protein EccB — protein sequence MATRKEQLTAAEFSRRRVIGALLRPGADGVGEGAPRPFRATFVAAIVVVVALGTAGVIGYLHPRSKDAWQKDLIADGSGTQYVMLDGRLHPVLNSTSAQLMLGPTPKLAQPKPAQLAPFLQHVGPAVGLARVPGSLPAAGDLDLKDWSACVTPTGKTAVEIGFTVGGPADPGVLSGPDALLVQDESGQQWVVEDGLKYRVGDRASVAAAFGTGAVRPRHVPEAWLGGLSAGDVLGVPTISGHYGGPDPRPAPDGFNRIGMFGRTLGPDGAVVEYYLVTGDGIAAVTPTMYDLYRRDPRLGEFRFTETTLPPGTVTPDMLVTTAASQTLSWPALPPHFSAASQSAEGGAAVLCATFSGVFDQQGRAHVEVAVRSSLPQSLAAVGTVVVVHAGHGTIVRESGSDPATAPDYLVTDTGLRYQLVGAAAMRLGYDGIASCEVPAPWLRLVPLGPALDPAKAGQPADGSAGDYGGPSGTAGSTNSAGFSGAAGSSDTAGSGSLGL from the coding sequence ATGGCGACGCGAAAGGAGCAGCTGACCGCGGCGGAATTCTCGCGGCGCCGGGTCATCGGAGCACTGCTGCGGCCGGGTGCGGACGGCGTCGGCGAAGGGGCGCCGCGTCCGTTCCGGGCGACGTTCGTGGCCGCGATCGTGGTCGTGGTCGCCCTCGGGACGGCCGGCGTGATCGGCTACCTCCATCCGCGATCCAAGGACGCGTGGCAGAAGGACCTGATCGCCGACGGCTCGGGCACGCAGTACGTGATGCTCGACGGACGTCTGCACCCGGTCCTGAACTCGACGTCGGCGCAGCTGATGCTCGGCCCGACCCCGAAGCTGGCGCAGCCGAAGCCCGCGCAGCTGGCACCGTTTCTGCAGCATGTCGGTCCGGCCGTGGGCCTGGCGCGGGTCCCGGGCTCGCTGCCCGCCGCCGGCGACCTGGACCTGAAGGACTGGTCGGCCTGTGTGACCCCGACCGGCAAGACAGCGGTCGAGATCGGCTTCACGGTCGGCGGCCCCGCCGACCCGGGCGTGTTGTCGGGCCCTGACGCCCTCCTGGTCCAGGACGAATCCGGCCAGCAGTGGGTGGTCGAGGACGGTCTGAAGTACCGAGTCGGCGACCGGGCCTCGGTCGCGGCGGCCTTCGGCACCGGCGCGGTGAGGCCGCGCCACGTCCCGGAGGCATGGCTGGGCGGCCTGTCGGCGGGCGACGTCCTGGGCGTGCCGACCATCTCCGGCCACTACGGCGGCCCGGACCCGCGCCCGGCCCCCGACGGCTTCAACCGCATCGGCATGTTCGGCCGCACCCTCGGCCCCGACGGTGCGGTCGTGGAGTACTACCTCGTGACCGGTGACGGCATCGCGGCCGTGACACCGACGATGTACGACCTCTACCGGCGCGATCCCCGTCTGGGCGAGTTCAGGTTCACCGAGACCACCCTGCCGCCCGGCACGGTGACCCCGGACATGCTGGTGACGACGGCGGCCTCGCAGACGCTGTCGTGGCCGGCCCTCCCACCGCACTTCTCAGCGGCTTCGCAGAGCGCTGAGGGCGGCGCGGCTGTCCTGTGCGCGACCTTCTCCGGCGTCTTCGACCAGCAGGGACGCGCGCACGTGGAGGTGGCGGTGCGTTCCTCGCTGCCACAGTCCCTGGCGGCGGTCGGCACGGTCGTGGTGGTGCACGCCGGGCACGGGACGATCGTGCGCGAGTCCGGCAGCGACCCCGCGACGGCCCCCGACTACCTGGTGACCGACACCGGTCTGCGCTATCAGCTGGTAGGCGCGGCGGCGATGCGGTTGGGGTACGACGGGATCGCTTCGTGCGAGGTGCCGGCGCCGTGGCTGCGGTTGGTGCCGCTGGGGCCGGCGTTGGATCCGGCGAAGGCGGGTCAGCCTGCTGATGGCAGTGCCGGCGACTATGGTGGCCCTTCCGGTACTGCCGGTTCCACCAATAGCGCTGGTTTCTCCGGTGCTGCTGGTTCCTCCGATACTGCGGGTTCCGGCAGCCTCGGCTTGTGA
- a CDS encoding EsaB/YukD family protein, with product MTAGSGVAGRPVAVGGHCRVTVIAPTRRVDVALPEDVPLAELLPELLRLVGDPLPTSAALAAALTGYVLTGADGEPLDTAASLTEQGVLHGGVLRLRPADDLPEVAVHDDIADVVAQAVIAGGSQWTTAALRATALAVVVVASALGAGVLWFSNTGTFHGWKGMVAGAITVLLFGVAIRRARYDRSAVGRGSYYGYGDGAGPGAPSGPPDRDRPERRHDRVNQPPARGEGPDGYYGEPTADYGYSSGDPDDGSANTTMTFDLASFASEDPDSRPTATHFLGSATATRAAKSVRDGGLGSLAAWPTVAEAMAWATGAHHQRDYTAAAVLAASSLPYAFIAGTGLLPADAAAGHGLGRAHFLAGAATVLVMALAAIIGLGRRIAVPVAGATVGLVATCAGIGLLVTKASPASGIAVVAAVCALVIELLPFAAMAAARFVIEPPTSGVEPGDFEGSPVNNYVVGLRVARTLEVLTGLTAGVGTLLVLSVALLVTPIDAMQTASDASHTVWGQALALLVSGVTLCRARLFRERAQVLALALSGLAGLVIAFIAMAANAVPDLRAMWLAPFLVVIALLALGLASIRPRRGTSEPIMPPRWARAVDLLEGVIFLAVLPVLMAVLGVYGQVRNLKG from the coding sequence ATGACTGCAGGTTCCGGGGTCGCCGGGCGGCCCGTCGCGGTCGGCGGCCACTGCCGGGTCACCGTCATCGCGCCCACCCGCCGCGTCGATGTGGCGCTTCCGGAGGACGTGCCACTGGCCGAACTCCTCCCGGAACTCCTGCGGCTGGTCGGCGACCCGCTCCCGACCTCCGCCGCCCTCGCTGCCGCACTGACCGGCTACGTCCTCACCGGCGCTGACGGCGAGCCGCTGGACACCGCGGCGTCGCTGACCGAGCAGGGCGTGCTCCACGGCGGCGTACTCCGCCTGCGCCCGGCCGACGACCTCCCCGAGGTCGCGGTCCACGACGACATCGCGGACGTGGTCGCCCAAGCGGTCATCGCCGGCGGTTCGCAGTGGACGACGGCCGCTTTGCGCGCCACGGCCTTGGCCGTGGTCGTCGTCGCCTCGGCGCTCGGCGCGGGCGTGCTCTGGTTCTCCAACACCGGGACGTTCCACGGCTGGAAGGGCATGGTCGCGGGCGCGATCACGGTGCTGCTGTTCGGCGTCGCGATCCGGCGCGCGCGGTACGACCGGTCTGCTGTCGGGCGCGGAAGCTACTACGGGTACGGAGACGGTGCGGGCCCGGGCGCTCCGTCCGGCCCTCCGGATCGTGACCGTCCCGAGCGCAGACACGATCGAGTGAATCAGCCCCCGGCGCGAGGCGAAGGACCGGACGGCTACTACGGCGAGCCCACCGCTGACTACGGCTACTCGTCCGGTGATCCGGACGACGGCTCCGCCAACACGACGATGACCTTCGACCTCGCGTCCTTCGCCTCCGAAGATCCCGACTCCCGGCCCACCGCGACCCACTTTCTCGGCAGCGCCACGGCGACCCGGGCTGCGAAGAGCGTCCGCGACGGCGGCCTCGGCAGCCTCGCGGCCTGGCCCACCGTCGCCGAGGCGATGGCCTGGGCGACCGGCGCGCACCATCAGCGTGACTACACGGCGGCAGCCGTACTCGCGGCGTCGTCGCTCCCTTATGCCTTCATCGCCGGCACCGGTCTGCTGCCCGCCGACGCCGCAGCCGGACACGGCCTCGGCCGCGCCCACTTCCTGGCCGGCGCCGCCACCGTCCTGGTCATGGCCCTGGCCGCGATCATCGGCCTCGGCCGCCGGATCGCGGTGCCGGTGGCAGGCGCGACCGTGGGGCTGGTCGCCACCTGTGCTGGTATCGGCCTGCTGGTGACCAAGGCCAGCCCGGCCTCCGGCATCGCCGTCGTCGCCGCGGTCTGCGCGCTGGTCATCGAACTGCTGCCGTTCGCCGCGATGGCCGCCGCCCGCTTCGTCATCGAACCCCCGACCAGCGGCGTGGAACCCGGCGACTTCGAAGGCTCCCCGGTCAACAACTACGTGGTCGGCCTGCGCGTGGCCCGCACCCTGGAGGTCCTGACCGGGCTGACGGCGGGCGTCGGCACGCTGCTGGTGCTCTCGGTCGCCCTCCTCGTCACCCCGATCGACGCCATGCAGACCGCATCGGACGCCTCCCACACGGTGTGGGGCCAGGCGCTCGCGCTCCTCGTCTCGGGCGTGACCCTGTGCCGCGCGCGCCTGTTCCGCGAACGCGCCCAGGTCCTGGCCCTCGCCCTCAGCGGTCTGGCCGGCCTGGTGATCGCCTTCATCGCCATGGCCGCCAACGCGGTCCCCGACCTGCGCGCGATGTGGCTGGCCCCGTTCCTGGTCGTGATCGCCCTGCTGGCCCTCGGCCTGGCCTCGATCCGCCCCCGCCGCGGCACCTCCGAGCCGATCATGCCGCCCCGCTGGGCCCGCGCCGTCGACCTGCTCGAGGGCGTGATCTTCCTCGCCGTGCTCCCGGTGCTGATGGCCGTGCTTGGCGTATACGGCCAGGTGCGCAATCTGAAGGGCTGA
- a CDS encoding M20/M25/M40 family metallo-hydrolase yields the protein MTSTPDPEEVPYGEVVGFLRDLIRIDTSNPVKPERPAAEYVAEKLAEAGLEPQIFESEPGRASVVARFEGSDPSADALLLHGHLDVVPADPADWTFDPFAAEVRDGMVWGRGAVDMKDMDAMMLAVTRRMLREGRKPRRDVVLAFLADEEAGGNYGAKFLAKQHPDLFDGVSEAVSEVGGYSYEVSPDLRFYLIETAQKGLAWMRLQARGQAGHGSMINDDNAVTALAEAVARIGRHDWPVTLTPTVTTFLAEVTEALGVDFDPKDPASARAAVAKIGPLARFIGATLQHTANPTKLEAGYKVNVIPERAFAEIDGRFLPGLEQEYFTEIDKLLGPDVTREFTHYDIALEAPFEVPLVEKMMASLQAEDPAARIVPYCLSAGTDNKTFGVMDMGRGLIRGYGFVPLKLDPSLDFAAMFHGVDERVPLDALEFGSKVLDRFLTVA from the coding sequence ATGACGAGCACCCCGGACCCCGAAGAAGTCCCCTACGGCGAGGTCGTCGGCTTCCTGCGCGACCTCATCCGGATCGACACGTCGAACCCGGTCAAGCCCGAACGGCCGGCGGCCGAGTACGTCGCCGAGAAGCTCGCCGAGGCCGGGCTGGAGCCCCAGATCTTCGAGTCCGAGCCGGGCCGGGCCAGCGTGGTGGCCCGGTTCGAGGGCTCGGACCCGAGCGCCGACGCGCTGCTGCTGCACGGACACCTGGACGTGGTGCCGGCCGACCCCGCCGACTGGACCTTCGACCCGTTCGCCGCCGAGGTGCGCGACGGCATGGTGTGGGGCCGGGGCGCGGTCGACATGAAGGACATGGACGCGATGATGCTCGCCGTCACGCGCCGCATGCTCCGCGAGGGCCGCAAGCCGCGCCGCGACGTGGTGCTGGCCTTCCTGGCCGACGAGGAGGCCGGCGGCAACTACGGCGCCAAGTTCCTGGCCAAGCAGCACCCGGACCTGTTCGACGGCGTCTCCGAGGCGGTCAGCGAGGTCGGCGGCTACTCCTACGAGGTCTCGCCGGACCTGCGCTTCTACCTCATCGAGACCGCGCAGAAGGGTCTGGCGTGGATGCGCCTGCAGGCCCGCGGCCAGGCCGGCCACGGCTCGATGATCAACGACGACAACGCGGTCACGGCGCTGGCCGAGGCGGTCGCACGGATCGGCCGCCACGACTGGCCGGTGACCCTTACGCCGACCGTCACCACCTTCCTCGCCGAGGTCACCGAGGCGCTCGGGGTCGACTTCGACCCGAAGGACCCGGCCTCGGCACGGGCCGCGGTGGCCAAGATCGGCCCGCTGGCCCGGTTCATCGGCGCCACCCTCCAGCACACCGCGAACCCGACGAAGCTGGAGGCCGGGTACAAGGTGAACGTGATCCCGGAGCGGGCCTTCGCCGAGATCGACGGACGCTTCCTGCCAGGCCTGGAGCAGGAGTATTTCACCGAGATCGACAAGCTGCTCGGTCCGGACGTCACCCGCGAGTTCACGCACTACGACATCGCGCTGGAGGCGCCGTTCGAGGTGCCGCTGGTGGAGAAGATGATGGCCTCGCTGCAGGCCGAGGACCCGGCGGCGCGCATAGTCCCCTATTGCCTGTCGGCCGGCACCGACAACAAGACGTTCGGCGTGATGGACATGGGCCGGGGCCTGATCCGCGGCTACGGCTTCGTGCCGCTGAAGCTGGACCCGAGCCTGGACTTCGCGGCGATGTTCCACGGCGTGGACGAGCGGGTGCCGCTGGACGCGCTGGAGTTCGGGAGCAAGGTGCTCGACCGGTTCCTGACAGTGGCCTGA